The Catenuloplanes niger genome includes a window with the following:
- a CDS encoding S9 family peptidase, whose product MIADFENLGTYVASPRIGGLRLSPDGRRIVVGVATPDPKKNRYVTALWEVDPAGDRPARRLTRSRAGESAAGFTPDGDLLFVSSRPEPDATEGGEETAALWWQPAGGGDARVVARPPGGVRGVAVADDGGLVFGSALLPSSTGVEDDEERRKRRTDAGVTAILHDEFPVRFWDHDLGPARTRLLARADVEQGDLRDLTGHVGYALDDDASWDLSRDGRTLVSSWTVAVPHGGHRSTVVAIDVASGERRTLASAEHLEFDAPRLSPDGTRVAVGVHRRTTADDPGDAWLAVVPVSGGAVRDLTEHWDRRPHSARWTPDGSALVVAADDLGRGPLWRVDAEDGRVTRLTPDDATYTDVEVSPDGRWIYALRATMDTPPAPVRVPADGGAPQPLRSPVEAPEVPGRLTEVTATAADGTPLRAWLALPADAGEEHPVPLALFIHGGPQASWNAWSWRWNPWVLTAHGYAVLLPDPALSTGYGRDFIARGWGRWGDTPYTDLMAFTDAAEARADIDATRTAALGGSFGGYMANWIAGHTDRFAAIVTHASLWALDQFARTTDTSDYWTREMTEAMAAEHSPHHSADRITTPMLVIHGDKDYRVPIGEGLRLWWDLQSRSQAGHRFLYFPDENHWILKPEHSAIWYETVLAFLAEHIRGEEWRRPRSLG is encoded by the coding sequence ATGATCGCGGATTTCGAGAATCTCGGCACCTACGTGGCGTCTCCCCGGATCGGTGGGTTGCGGCTGTCGCCGGACGGCCGCCGGATCGTGGTCGGCGTCGCCACCCCGGACCCGAAGAAGAACCGGTACGTGACCGCGCTGTGGGAGGTCGACCCGGCCGGTGACCGTCCGGCCCGGCGCCTGACCCGCAGCCGCGCCGGCGAGTCCGCCGCCGGGTTCACGCCCGACGGTGACCTGCTGTTCGTGTCGTCCCGGCCGGAGCCGGACGCGACCGAGGGCGGCGAGGAGACCGCGGCGCTGTGGTGGCAGCCGGCCGGTGGCGGTGACGCGCGGGTGGTGGCCCGGCCGCCGGGCGGTGTGCGCGGCGTGGCCGTCGCGGACGACGGCGGCCTGGTGTTCGGCTCCGCGCTGCTGCCGTCGTCCACCGGCGTCGAGGACGACGAGGAGCGCCGGAAACGGCGCACGGACGCGGGCGTGACCGCGATCCTGCACGACGAGTTCCCGGTCCGGTTCTGGGACCACGATCTCGGTCCGGCCCGCACCCGGCTGCTGGCCCGCGCGGACGTCGAGCAGGGCGACCTGCGGGACCTGACCGGGCACGTCGGCTACGCGCTCGACGACGACGCGAGCTGGGACCTGAGCCGGGACGGGCGCACGCTGGTCTCCTCCTGGACCGTGGCGGTGCCGCACGGCGGGCACCGGTCGACCGTGGTCGCGATCGACGTGGCGTCCGGTGAGCGACGCACGCTCGCCTCGGCCGAGCACCTCGAGTTCGACGCGCCGCGCCTGTCGCCGGACGGGACCCGCGTGGCGGTCGGCGTGCACCGGCGGACCACGGCGGACGACCCGGGCGACGCCTGGCTGGCCGTGGTGCCGGTGAGCGGCGGTGCGGTGCGCGACCTCACGGAGCACTGGGACCGCCGCCCGCACTCGGCCCGCTGGACGCCGGACGGTTCCGCGCTGGTCGTGGCCGCCGACGACCTCGGCCGGGGCCCGCTGTGGCGGGTCGACGCGGAGGACGGCCGGGTCACCCGACTGACGCCGGACGACGCCACGTACACGGACGTGGAGGTCTCGCCGGACGGCCGGTGGATCTACGCGTTGCGCGCGACCATGGACACGCCACCGGCGCCGGTCCGGGTGCCGGCCGACGGCGGGGCACCCCAGCCGCTCCGGAGCCCGGTCGAGGCGCCGGAGGTGCCGGGACGGCTCACGGAGGTCACCGCGACCGCGGCGGACGGCACGCCGCTGCGCGCCTGGCTGGCGCTGCCCGCGGACGCCGGCGAGGAGCACCCCGTGCCGCTGGCGCTGTTCATCCACGGCGGTCCGCAGGCCTCCTGGAACGCGTGGTCGTGGCGGTGGAACCCGTGGGTGCTGACCGCGCACGGCTACGCGGTGCTGCTGCCCGACCCGGCGCTGTCCACCGGGTACGGCCGCGACTTCATCGCCCGCGGCTGGGGCCGGTGGGGCGACACGCCGTACACGGACCTGATGGCATTCACGGACGCGGCCGAGGCGCGCGCGGACATCGACGCGACCCGCACGGCCGCGCTCGGCGGCTCGTTCGGCGGCTACATGGCGAACTGGATCGCCGGTCACACGGACCGGTTCGCCGCGATCGTCACGCACGCGTCGCTGTGGGCGCTCGACCAGTTCGCCCGCACCACGGACACGTCCGACTACTGGACCCGCGAGATGACCGAGGCGATGGCCGCCGAGCACTCGCCGCACCACTCGGCCGACCGGATCACCACGCCGATGCTGGTCATCCACGGCGACAAGGACTACCGCGTACCCATCGGTGAGGGTCTTCGCCTCTGGTGGGATCTGCAATCCCGGTCGCAGGCCGGGCACCGCTTCCTCTACTTCCCGGATGAGAACCATTGGATCCTGAAGCCCGAACACAGCGCGATCTGGTACGAGACGGTGCTGGCGTTCCTCGCCGAGCACATCCGGGGCGAGGAGTGGCGACGGCCGCGCTCGCTCGGCTGA
- a CDS encoding sensor histidine kinase, with translation MATAALARLRSAGPWRLAYEAVLLVLVTAVVVAAAVPDPVYPLAPWLEGVAAPAVLLLRLRYPLPAYLAAALIGLVTGGASTILLAVLSASLAYRAAPAWQVAAGLAGGWAAFTGAVWWWEGRPDLADLVLTTALFALFALIPAGVARVVRRRRVLLAAMHRRNVQLHSQQGEVARAARARERTRIARDLHDSLGHKLTLISLYAGMQSTGGEHAELLRETSAAAMTELRQILGLLGQDDEQPSVRSLDGLDELCAGARASGAQVEIIREGTARPLAPLTEHAAYRVIQEGVTNALRHAHGGTIVVSLRYEPDALIAGVTNTAGQRLARQTSGQGLLGLAERVRVAHGMLYHGPTPDGGFRLAATLPYPGSAEAPAPAVPDFAELVERDRRHARRTLVATTLGIAGVLVLCCSGLWLTAALVVVDRDTYDTARVGRPEREVRDLLPDPEAGLTGAVGGRAVPGADCVDYQASPLDQDGTDRVYRFCFRDGTLVDKQEFLDQRP, from the coding sequence GTGGCGACGGCCGCGCTCGCTCGGCTGAGATCGGCGGGCCCGTGGCGGCTCGCCTACGAGGCCGTCCTGCTGGTACTGGTGACCGCCGTGGTCGTGGCCGCGGCGGTGCCGGACCCGGTCTACCCGCTCGCGCCCTGGCTGGAGGGCGTCGCCGCGCCGGCCGTCCTGCTGCTGCGCCTCCGGTACCCGCTGCCCGCCTACCTGGCCGCCGCGCTGATCGGCCTGGTCACCGGCGGGGCCAGCACGATCCTGCTGGCCGTGCTGAGCGCGTCGCTGGCCTACCGGGCCGCACCGGCGTGGCAGGTCGCGGCCGGCCTGGCCGGTGGGTGGGCGGCCTTCACCGGCGCGGTCTGGTGGTGGGAGGGGCGGCCGGACCTGGCCGACCTGGTGCTCACCACCGCGTTGTTCGCGTTGTTCGCGCTGATCCCGGCCGGGGTGGCACGGGTCGTGCGGCGCCGCCGCGTGCTGCTGGCCGCCATGCACCGGCGCAACGTGCAGCTGCACTCGCAGCAGGGCGAGGTGGCCCGGGCCGCGCGGGCGCGCGAACGCACCCGGATCGCCCGGGACCTGCACGACTCGCTCGGCCACAAGCTCACGTTGATCTCGCTCTACGCCGGCATGCAGTCGACCGGCGGCGAGCACGCGGAGCTGCTGCGGGAGACGTCCGCGGCCGCGATGACCGAGCTGCGCCAGATCCTCGGGCTGCTCGGCCAGGACGACGAGCAGCCGTCCGTGCGGTCGCTGGACGGCCTGGACGAGCTGTGCGCGGGCGCGCGCGCCTCCGGCGCCCAGGTCGAGATCATCCGCGAGGGTACGGCCCGGCCGCTGGCTCCGCTGACCGAGCACGCGGCGTACCGGGTGATCCAGGAAGGGGTGACGAACGCGCTCCGGCACGCGCACGGCGGCACCATCGTGGTGTCGCTGCGCTACGAGCCGGACGCGCTGATCGCGGGCGTGACGAACACGGCCGGGCAGCGCCTGGCCCGGCAGACGTCCGGGCAGGGCCTGCTCGGCCTCGCCGAACGGGTGCGGGTCGCGCACGGCATGCTGTACCACGGGCCCACGCCGGACGGCGGGTTCCGGCTCGCGGCGACGCTGCCGTACCCGGGCAGCGCCGAGGCGCCCGCGCCCGCGGTGCCGGACTTCGCGGAGCTGGTCGAGCGGGACCGGCGCCACGCGCGGCGCACGCTGGTCGCGACCACGCTCGGCATCGCCGGGGTGCTGGTGCTCTGCTGCTCCGGCCTGTGGCTGACCGCCGCGCTGGTCGTGGTGGACCGGGACACCTACGACACGGCCCGCGTCGGCCGGCCCGAGCGGGAGGTCCGGGACCTGCTGCCGGATCCGGAGGCCGGGCTGACCGGCGCCGTCGGCGGGCGTGCCGTGCCCGGTGCGGACTGCGTCGACTACCAGGCGTCACCGCTCGACCAGGACGGTACGGACCGGGTGTACCGGTTCTGCTTCCGGGACGGCACGCTGGTAGACAAGCAGGAGTTCCTGGACCAGCGGCCGTGA